In the genome of Aricia agestis chromosome 4, ilAriAges1.1, whole genome shotgun sequence, the window CCGAGATATGTCAAGCGTGAAAAATCCCGGCATGATGGTATCATCGGTCAGTGCTTCTcgcattgacttgacataacccgacgaAACAAACTTGGGTCTGCCATCAACCACTGAATCAATTTCTATGATGGTACAAATTACCATAACAGTACTTACCTGGGCTATTGAAAGCGTTCGGCCCAATAGTTATCCTGGGTGCTCCGTCGTCTACGTACGAGAAGGTCTCCGCCTGCTCCAGTTTCAGACTCTTTAAATCCGGGATCACAATTGTAATTGTCATAGATTCTGAAAACATTATCAAAATATGCTAAAATACGCAACACCTATTTTATATGAGTCACAtagaaaagcaataaaattgaATACCAAAATACTGTAGATAAGTATCTAATGGTGCCAACTTATTTGGGTTACTTTGTGTGAAATTTTAAATTCCAGTATGGTCGAAACAGTTAATCGCCGCCGTAAATAAGACACCtcatttaagtaagtacttatttaaaaatataactgcCCAGTGAAGTATTTGAAGGGATATCGGTCAGATATGTTTTGGCTTGGTCTCCTAATGAACTTTCACAAATACCTCTTAACGATGAAGTCCATAATGCCATACTCACTGTAGAGGACCTTGAGGAAGTCGACGGTGGTGATGGGCTCGCGCGCGCGGCGGTACACTGTGAAATGAGTGCGGTCGGACGCCGTGTACAGGTTACGGAATTCCACCGCCAGCACTAGCTTATCTGACTCGCGGTTGATGCTAGTCATGTAACAAGATAGAATTGGTAaactatttggaaataaataatgAGTAAAAGACGTTTACAAAGTTTTGGAGAAAATGAGTGAAGACATACAAAGTGAATTTCAAGGAGTTAATAAAGCAttcgataatattaattagtagatagctttatcaggaagtggtgaaacaggcccttagaaacGTTACTCTGATATTAGATTTAGAAGCTCTTGTAGTTACTTACTACTCTACtactaaatttataattttatggtcACTTACGAAAATTCCTGGACTCTGCCATTCAATCCCTTATACTCCACATCATCCAGGGTCAGAGTACTATTGATGTTGGGCAGCAGAGCCCTAGTCTGTGCCCTGTAGTAGGGCTCCGGTACGCTCCCATGCACCGGCTTGCATTTCGCGTGTTTCGCCAGAAATTGGCGGATGCAATTCATCTCGAATACCTCACATGGTCGTTCTACGTTTCTTCctgaataattatattatattgtattaggCGCATCAGCGTCTTGGTTTCATTTAACTCTGGGTTAAAaaaggcataatattttaaaaacatgggCGAACTTTCATTTTAATTGGAACAAGTAAACCTCGGTGTTTGTAAAATTAATGCTTATTAGTGTTAGTTCAGCAATcattataaagtttaaatattttggtttTTCACATGAATCTCGGACTTcaacattttcttatttttagtgTCTACATTTCAGTTTCTttacaaagacttctatttaatagAATTCTTTGTTTCTTTAATATCCAATTGTAATAAATTAGGCTTTGAAGCATACCTGAATTATATTGATTGTTATAATTCTGGGCGAGTGAGGCCACTGCAAAGCTAATAAGCAATAATACTTTTAACACGGCCATCTTTGAGCAAAGTGTATACTGCACTCAATATAATTACTCATTTATACTTCGTACGCACGTCCATCGTGCTTCTTGTAATTAGTATTGAATTAAGAATGTTTATGATTAACTGGTTCTACAGGGTGTATttagttgtattttttatttacaaagttcaagtcattattttaattattgtttctgtaataaacaaaaattaagttttatcattttttgtgaaaataaaaatacacaagtACACAACATCCAAGTAAACAAAAGCTACATACATAGTAGATTAAGTGTAAGCtactaagcataatattattgtaatctcAATCCTAgcttagaaattaaaataatataaatccatATTATGAATACATTTCCTTTAAAGACCAGACAGAGAAAGAAACAAATAGACGAATAGCAATTGCTTGGAAAAAGTTCTGGAGTTA includes:
- the LOC121726045 gene encoding fibrohexamerin-like, with product MNCIRQFLAKHAKCKPVHGSVPEPYYRAQTRALLPNINSTLTLDDVEYKGLNGRVQEFSINRESDKLVLAVEFRNLYTASDRTHFTVYRRAREPITTVDFLKVLYKSMTITIVIPDLKSLKLEQAETFSYVDDGAPRITIGPNAFNSPDPTVRRAAAEFYPSLPIGVREAYLTEGSFIIITFIQKTLCDFGLNVL